The Primulina huaijiensis isolate GDHJ02 unplaced genomic scaffold, ASM1229523v2 scaffold42603, whole genome shotgun sequence genomic sequence GAAATGAGTTGGACTAAATAATTTTCAGGATTTCACTTATTAATTGTTGTTTTGGTAATTTCGCACGAGCTTACTATCCCACATTCTGGTTCAAAAATTCTGTAATTAAGTATTTGGACGGCTGCCGGGATGTTTTCCAGTAACACCTGTTTTGAACTTACAGGTCGGTCTTCATGACCCCCTTGCTTATGCAAGAAGTCTTGCTAGGTATTCTGCGAATCTTGGGCCTGTAGCCTGGAAAATTGCCTCAAAAAAAATCGAATCTGTGTTACCTGATGGGGTACAATATGGCCCTGGTTGGGTTGGTGAAGCACCTTCACACCCATCGCTTTTTTCATCTGAGAATCGGAGACCGTCGAATAATACTGATGGTGGCTCAAGAAAACCTGCAACACCCTCGACTTCCGACTTAAATTCTGCATTTGCTTCTAAAGGAATCGCTGAGGCTGTTCGGAAACTGAACAGCCAAAATGAACCATCTGTTCAGGGTGGTGATGCTTCTTCTCGGAGAGTGCAATTTCCGGCTCAACAGAAACCTCTTTATCATCCTCAAAGAAACGGCTTTTCTGGTATGCATGGATACCATTTATCTGCTGCAGGGGTCTCATTCCCTCCTCAAATGGTTAAAACCATTCCTGTAAATGTGGAGGCTAATTTACCAGAGAGTTGGGGTACTCTACCGGCTGAAA encodes the following:
- the LOC140969724 gene encoding uncharacterized protein: MKYGKKHFIVDENRRDTYGQFHPLPYGNEPLVLSSYIGDVKRLVPVGLHDPLAYARSLARYSANLGPVAWKIASKKIESVLPDGVQYGPGWVGEAPSHPSLFSSENRRPSNNTDGGSRKPATPSTSDLNSAFASKGIAEAVRKLNSQNEPSVQGGDASSRRVQFPAQQKPLYHPQRNGFSGMHGYHLSAAGVSFPPQMVKTIPVNVEANLPESWGTLPAENPKEQGKIPELRAETETWNSDKPSWQELPMQQWRNLSVPPDLNLRVPAVSPSSSLQIGSPKQQPDLALQL